In a genomic window of Columba livia isolate bColLiv1 breed racing homer chromosome 4, bColLiv1.pat.W.v2, whole genome shotgun sequence:
- the SMARCAD1 gene encoding SWI/SNF-related matrix-associated actin-dependent regulator of chromatin subfamily A containing DEAD/H box 1 isoform X3: MGTRSLLFTKMTKTTGLSEDIVWNCKILLKERDVVLKLMNKCEEISNKLTKQVTRITEDGGCGWNIEQPSTLNQSLELKPYQKIGLNWLALLHKHGLNGILADEMGLGKTIQAIAFLAYLYQEGHKGPHLIVVPVSTLDNWIREIHLWCPELNILIYYGSQEDRKHLRVDIHNKAVDFNVIVTTYNCAISSSDDRGLFRRLKLNYAIFDEGHMLKNMSSVRYQHLMTINAKNRLLLTGTPVQNNLLELMSLLNFVMPHMFSSSTSEIRRMFSSKAKSAEEQSIYEKERIAHAKQIIKPFILRRVKDEVLKQLPPKKDLIELCAMSEKQEQLYCDLLNKLKKTFNSNEKNSDMGNVMMQLRKMANHPLLHRQHYTSDKLRTMATLMLKEPTHCDANPDLILEDMTVMTDFELHLLCKQYPHISDYKLGMDQILDSGKFRALERILSDFKEKGDRVVLFSQFTMMLDILEVFLKHWQHRYIRLDGKTQISDRIRLIDQFNTDMGIFVFLLSTKAGGLGINLTSANVVILHDIDCNPYNDKQAEDRCHRVGQTREVKVIKLISKGTIEESMLKISQQKLKLEQDMTAADSGEEGTIPADIATLLKASLGL, encoded by the exons TTTACAAAAATGACAAAGACTACCGGCTTGTCAGAAGACATCGTGTGGAACTGCAAGATCCTGCTCAAGGAGAGGGACGTGGTTCTGAAGCTTATGAATAAATGCGAAGAAATTTCCAATAAACTGACGAAACAAGTAACCAGAATAACTGAGGATGGAGGATGTGGATGGAACATAGAGCAACCCTCCACTCTGAACCAGAG TTTGGAGCTGAAGCCGTATCAGAAGATTGGTTTGAACTGGTTGGCGCTGCTGCATAAACACGGGTTGAATGGCATATTGGCTGATGAAATG gGCTTAGGAAAAACAATTCAAGCTATTGCGTTCCTAGCTTATCTCTACCAAGAGGGCCATAAGGGTCCCCATTTGATAGTTGTGCCGGTTTCAACATTAG ATAACTGGATAAGAGAAATTCACCTGTGGTGTCCTGAGCTCAACATCCTTATTTACTATG GATCCCAAGAAGATCGGAAACATCTCAGGGTGGACATTCACAACAAAGCCGTGGATTTCAATGTGATTGTAACTAC ATACAACTGTGCCATCAGCAGCTCAGACGACCGGGGGCTgtttcgcaggctgaagctgaACTACGCAATTTTCGACGAAGGCCACATGCTGAAGAACATGAGCTCTGTGCGCTACCAGCACCTCATGACAATCAAT GCAAAGAACCGCTTGCTGCTGACGGGGACTCCGGTGCAAAATAACCTGTTGGAGTTGATGTCCCTTCTGAATTTCGTCATGCCGCACATGTTCAGCAGCAGCACGAGCGAAATCCGAAGGATGTTCTcttcaaaagca AAGAGTGCGGAAGAACAAAGCATATATGAAAAGGAGAGGATCGCACATGCAAAGCAGATAATAAAACCATTCATCTTGAGAAGAGTAAAAGATGAG GTCCTGAAACAACTACCTCCCAAAAAAGACCTCATCGAATTATGTGCCATGTCTGagaagcaggagcagctctACTGTGATCTCTTAAACAAGCTCAAGAAGACTTTCAACAGCAACG AGAAAAACTCTGATATGGGAAATGTGATGATGCAACTtagaaaaatggcaaatcacCCTCTGCTGCATCGGCAGCATTACACGAGCGACAAGCTCCGGACAATGGCCACGCTGATGCTCAAG GAACCCACCCATTGTGACGCCAACCCCGACCTTATCTTGGAAGACATGACAGTCATGACGGATTTTGAGCTGCACCTGCTTTGCAAGCAATATCCTCACATCAGCGACTACAAGTTGGGCATGGATCAGATCTTGGATTCGGGGAAGTTCAGGGCGCTGGAGCGCATCCTGTCCGACTTCAAAGAGAAG GGGGACAGAGTTGTGTTGTTCAGCCAGTTTACCATGATGCTGGATATCTTGGAAGTTTTCCTCAAACATTGGCAGCATAGATACATTAGATTGGATGgaaaaacacagatttctgATCG GATACGTCTCATAGACCAGTTCAACACAGATATGGGTATATTTGTATTCCTCCTGTCAACCAAAGCCGGGGGCTTGGGAATCAATCTGACCTCAGCAAACGTCGTCATTCTTCACGACATCGACTGCAACCCGTACAACGATAAGCAAGCAGAAGACCGATGCCACAGAGTAGGTCAGACAAG agaagtaAAAGTGATAAAGCTGATCAGTAAGGGGACTATTGAGGAATCCATGCTCAAAATCAGCCAGCAGAAGCTGAAGTTGGAACAAGACATGACTGCGGCAGATTCAG GAGAAGAAGGAACCATCCCAGCAGATATCGCCACACTCCTCAAAGCTTCCTTAGGTCTCTGA